In the genome of Cryptomeria japonica chromosome 8, Sugi_1.0, whole genome shotgun sequence, one region contains:
- the LOC131028857 gene encoding uncharacterized protein LOC131028857 gives MGRKLDALMGKAFRSSKCKTALKLTVARIKILKNKRELQRKQSRRDVAELLQKGQEASARLRVEQIFREQNILDAYLLIGGYCETVSERILTIKAQKVCPNDLKESIASLIFAAPRCAELPELQDVRSLFAAKYGKEFAESAVELRPDCGVNKRIIEKLSTRAPSTEVKLRLMKEIASEHGIEWNFEESEVENLKPTEDILDGPRSHFQTKQMTSKPEDSIDKPAEISSISSKVPDTIRKQASGTYMSQPSPTTPKVDVTHVSTKGEEEFPSIKQVYGESANADVYNSNFLRVKKESVVSPGLATDVDSNMSEDDFYAKKRMEGKMDYSVSTENAAAYQNTPGNTHHDFVKFTKLDGLSPGSKQERIKYLDVASAAQAAFESAAYAAAAARAAVELAKGEAGNKKLNHRANDSRESMSESEDGLDEAILRKPNEVKYATSHGVGSAIEDTFSTRNDQVTYLESPRARNVGNDVFSSGSGFERIHYSKKEVPDTESVGELSEDEAAWSRGERSYVNKSNHENLNEHSDGQEEYEFNTLENDRKPNFQQMNIGGIESRFERSTSGGTSNSGEQFSSNKDARPVFDDYGDDEGDFEKNTFDFENNSERATYQSTLTPPRSLETEDTQLGYARYRSNQRQTHDSDEDDGYEKGTGRRDYKNQDSIPKTLRPIKLSHEESVPRNKYSLQFYDHESEDEMEALRDVTDVKSRGNREVPMLSSQPNASYQSPHRMPLKKTNGGTVSVDQSIYPEGTENYRNYTNSQASDDEGVYRYEGNGKLSWRPANVSEQPATVVNHKSHHVKTRMSVRTRR, from the exons ATGGGTAGGAAGTTGGATGCATTGATGGGGAAAGCTTTCAGATCTTCAAAATG CAAGACTGCATTGAAGCTGACAGTTGCTCGTATCAAAATACTGAAGAACAAGAGGGAATTGCAGCGCAAACAGTCGAGGAGAGATGTGGCAGAGCTTCTTCAGAAGGGCCAGGAAGCCAGTGCTCGCTTAAGG GTGGAACAAATCTTCAGAGAGCAAAATATACTGGATGCATACCTTCTTATTGGAGGATACTGTGAAACTGTGTCTGAAAGAATATTGACTATTAAGGCGCAAAA GGTGTGTCCAAATGACTTGAAAGaatcaatagctagcttgattttTGCTGCACCAAGGTGTGCAGAATTGCCAGAACTGCAAGATGTTCGCTCTCTTTTTGCTGCAAAATACGGAAAAGaatttgctgaatctgcagtcgaGTTGCGTCCTGATTGTGGAGTAAACAAGCGG ATTATTGAAAAATTATCCACAAGAGCACCAAGTACAGAGGTGAAATTGAGGTTGATGAAAGAAATTGCTTCTGAACATGGTATTGAATGGAATTTTGAAGAAAGTGAGGTAGAGAATTTGAAGCCAACGGAAGACATTCTG GATGGCCCAAGATCACATTTTCAAACAAAACAGATGACCTCTAAACCAGAAGACAGTATTGATAAACCAGCTGAAATATCGTCTATCTCATCAAAAGTGCCAGATACAATCAGAAAACAGGCTTCGGGTACTTATATGTCTCAGCCTTCTCCTACAACTCCTAAAGTTGATGTGACTCATGTGAGCACCAAGGGTGAGGAGGAGTTTCCTTCTATAAAGCAAGTTTATGGAGAATCTGCCAATGCAGACGTTTACAATTCAAACTTTTTGCGTGTTAAAAAGGAGTCAGTTGTTAGTCCGGGTTTAGCAACTGATGTTGATTCAAACATGTCTGAAGATGATTTCTATGCCAAAAAAAGAATGGAGGGTAAGATGGATTACAGTGTAAGCACAGAAAATGCTGCTGCCTATCAAAACACACCTGGCAACACCCATCATGATTTTGTGAAGTTCACAAAACTTGATGGGTTGTCTCCAGGCTCAAAACAAGAAAGGATTAAGTACTTAGATGTAGCCAGTGCAGCCCAAGCAGCTTTTGAGTCAGCTGCTTATGCAGCAGCAGCTGCACGGGCAGCTGTTGAACTTGCAAAAGGTGAAGCTGGAAATAAAAAGTTAAATCACAGAGCAAATGATTCAAGAGAGTCAATGTCTGAAAGTGAAGATGGGCTTGATGAAGCAATTTTGAGGAAGCCaaatgaagtaaaatatgcaaCGTCTCATGGAGTTGGGAGTGCTATTGAAGACACTTTCTCTACAAGAAATGATCAAGTAACATACCTTGAAAGTCCAAGGGCAAGAAATGTGGGAAATGATGTCTTCAGCTCTGGGTCAGGTTTTGAAAGAATACATTATAGTAAGAAAGAAGTTCCTGATACTGAGAGTGTAGGAGAACTTTCAGAGGATGAAGCTGCTTGGTCAAGGGGTGAAAGGTCTTATGTGAATAAATCTAATCATGAGAACTTAAATGAGCACAGTGATGGTCAAGAAGAGTATGAATTCAACACTCTCGAGAATGACAGAAAACCAAATTTTCAACAGATGAACATAGGTGGGATTGAATCCCGATTTGAGAGATCTACTTCTGGAGGGACGTCAAATTCAGGTGAACAATTTTCCTCCAATAAAGATGCTCGGCCTGTATTTGATGATTATGGTGATGATGAAGGTGATTTTGAGAAGAATACCTTTGATTTTGAGAATAACTCTGAAAGAGCCACTTATCAAAGTACATTGACACCACCCAGAAGTCTTGAAACTGAGGATACCCAACTTGGGTATGCTCGCTACAGAAGTAATCAGAGACAGACTCATGACTCTGATGAGGATGATGGATATGAAAAGGGTACTGGTAGAAGGGACTATAAGAATCAAGATTCTATACCTAAAACATTAAGGCCAATCAAGCTTTCACATGAAGAATCTGTGCCAAGGAATAAATATTCCCTTCAATTTTATGACCATGAATCTGAGGATGAGATGGAGGCTTTAAGAGATGTCACTGATGTTAAATCTCGAGGTAATAGAGAAGTACCAATGCTATCCTCACAACCAAATGCAAGTTACCAATCTCCTCATCGGATGCCCTTGAAAAAAACCAATGGAGGCACTGTATCTGTTGATCAATCTATTTATCCAGAAGGCACAGAAAACTACAGAAATTACACCAATTCTCAAGCTTCAGATGACGAGGGAGTGTACAGATATGAAGGGAATGGTAAACTAAGTTGGCGCCCTGCTAACGTTTCAGAACAACCGGCTACTGTGGTAAATCATAAATCTCATCATGTAAAAACCCGCATGTCTGTAAGGACTCGTCGATGA